One genomic segment of Gossypium arboreum isolate Shixiya-1 chromosome 3, ASM2569848v2, whole genome shotgun sequence includes these proteins:
- the LOC108478487 gene encoding probable WRKY transcription factor 75, which translates to MENFQGFFPTSSSSSTSLSLNLTSSLGYSEFECGKDNDGILGLMADIKVGGATNENNSLVGTTTESEVKIGKTKKGENKKIRKPRYAFQTRSQVDILDDGYRWRKYGHKAVKNSKFPRSYYRCTHQGCKVKKQVQRLTKDEGIVETTYEGMHSHPIQKTNDNFEHILNQMQIYTSFKSII; encoded by the exons ATGGAAAATTTTCAGGGTTTTTTCCCTACTTCATCATCCTCATCGACGTCCTTGTCCTTAAACCTCACGAGCTCGCTTGGTTATAGTGAATTCGAATGCGGCAAAGATAATGATGGGATATTGGGACTAATGGCAGATATAAAAGTTGGTGGGGCGACGAACGAAAACAACAGCTTGGTTGGAACGACGACTGAAAGTGAAGTGAAAATCGGTAAAACGAAGAAGggagaaaataaaaagataagaaAACCCAGATATGCTTTTCAAACTAGAAGCCAAGTTGATATACTTGATGATGGTTATAGATGGAGAAAATATGGGCATAAAGCTGTTAAGAACAGCAAATTCCCAAG AAGCTATTATCGATGTACACACCAAGGATGCAAAGTGAAGAAGCAGGTTCAAAGATTAACCAAAGATGAAGGAATCGTTGAAACAACCTACGAAGGCATGCATTCGCATCCTATCCAGAAAACTAATGACAACTTCGAGCATATATTGAACCAAATGCAAATCTACACTTCTTTTAAatctataatataa